In the genome of Eschrichtius robustus isolate mEscRob2 chromosome 12, mEscRob2.pri, whole genome shotgun sequence, one region contains:
- the ZSCAN9 gene encoding zinc finger and SCAN domain-containing protein 9 isoform X1 gives MNTDSKEVISLDVQARDVWEELTVKAEAESHLQMQESGLKRNNPLAREIFRRRFRQLCYQETPGPREALTRLRDLCYQWLRPHVSTKEQILDLLVLEQFLCILPKEVQGWVQEQCPESGEEAVILLEDLERELDEPQHEMVAYRHRREVLSKGTVSLGEQMSLGLQSQPKEPQLTCDPAQEPHRIGKTGTFLFCKPVVISQLKGGEEPWSHPRGVLRGTCSDGMTKTEDRELMLRKDCPERVEPHGKMSYGQTWEISQQDPRHREVDDRKGGVERHWGNPLGAGPHRCEECGKSFAQSSGLVRHQRVHTGERPYECNECGKTFSRSSGLFNHRGIHNIQKRYHCKECGKAFSQSAGLIQHQRIHKGEKPYQCSQCSKSYGRRSFLIEHQRSHTGERPHHCNKCGKSFNRHCNLIRHQKIHVVAELV, from the exons ATGAATACAGACTCCAAGGAGGTTATATCCCTGGATGTTCAAGCTCGTGAtgtttgggaagaactgacagtGAAAGCAGAGGCAGAAAGTCACCTCCAAATGCAGGAATCCGGACTGAAACGCAATAATCCACTGGCAAGGGAGATCTTCCGAAGGCGCTTTCGACAGCTCTGCTACCAAGAGACCCCTGGACCAAGGGAGGCTCTCACCCGACTCCGGGATCTTTGCTACCAGTGGTTGAGGCCGCATGTGAGCACGAAGGAGCAGATTCTGGACCTGCTGGTGCTGGAGCAGTTCCTGTGTATCCTGCCCAAGGAGGTGCAGGGCTGGGTGCAGGAGCAATGTCCAGAGAGTGGGGAAGAGGCAGTGATTTTGCTGGAGGATCTGGAGAGAGAGCTCGATGAACCACAGCACGAG ATGGTAGCCTACAGACACCGACGAGAAGTCCTCTCTAAAGGGACAGTGTCTCTAGGAGAGCAGATGTCACTGGGCCTTCAGTCCCAGCCTAAGGAGCCCCAGCTCACATGTGACCCTGCTCAGGAGCCCCACCGTATCGGAAAGACAG gcacatttctgttttgcaaaccTGTTGTCATCTCCCAGCTAAAAGGAGGAGAAGAACCATGGTCTCACCCCAGAGGAGTCCTAAGAGGTACCTGTTCAG ATGGAATGACCAAGACTGAGGACAGAGAGTTGATGCTAAGGAAGGACTGTCCTGAGAGAGTGGAACCACATGGGAAAATGTCTTACGGACAGACCTGGGAGATATCACAGCAGGATCCGCGACACAGAGAAGTTGATGACCGCAAGGGTGGGGTAGAGAGGCACTGGGGAAACCCCTTAGGAGCCGGACCACACAGATGTGAAGAATGTGGGAAGAGCTTTGCTCAGAGCTCAGGTCTCGTTCGACATCAAagagttcacactggagaaagaCCCTACGAATGTAATGAGTGTGGGAAAACCTTCAGTCGGAGTTCGGGTCTTTTTAATCACCGAGGAATCCACAATATACAGAAACGGTACCACTGCAAGGAGTGTGGGAAGGCCTTCAGTCAGAGTGCCGGTCTCATCCAGCATCAGAGAATCCACAAGGGAGAAAAGCCCTATCAGTGCAGCCAGTGCAGCAAGAGCTATGGTCGGCGTTCATTTCTCATCGAGCATCAGAGAAGCCACACAGGGGAACGAcctcaccattgcaacaaatgtGGGAAAAGCTTTAATCGCCACTGCAACCTTATCCGCCATCAGAAGATCCATGTGGTGGCTGAGCTGGTCTAA
- the ZSCAN9 gene encoding zinc finger and SCAN domain-containing protein 9 isoform X2, whose translation MNTDSKEVISLDVQARDVWEELTVKAEAESHLQMQESGLKRNNPLAREIFRRRFRQLCYQETPGPREALTRLRDLCYQWLRPHVSTKEQILDLLVLEQFLCILPKEVQGWVQEQCPESGEEAVILLEDLERELDEPQHEMVAYRHRREVLSKGTVSLGEQMSLGLQSQPKEPQLTCDPAQEPHRIGKTDGMTKTEDRELMLRKDCPERVEPHGKMSYGQTWEISQQDPRHREVDDRKGGVERHWGNPLGAGPHRCEECGKSFAQSSGLVRHQRVHTGERPYECNECGKTFSRSSGLFNHRGIHNIQKRYHCKECGKAFSQSAGLIQHQRIHKGEKPYQCSQCSKSYGRRSFLIEHQRSHTGERPHHCNKCGKSFNRHCNLIRHQKIHVVAELV comes from the exons ATGAATACAGACTCCAAGGAGGTTATATCCCTGGATGTTCAAGCTCGTGAtgtttgggaagaactgacagtGAAAGCAGAGGCAGAAAGTCACCTCCAAATGCAGGAATCCGGACTGAAACGCAATAATCCACTGGCAAGGGAGATCTTCCGAAGGCGCTTTCGACAGCTCTGCTACCAAGAGACCCCTGGACCAAGGGAGGCTCTCACCCGACTCCGGGATCTTTGCTACCAGTGGTTGAGGCCGCATGTGAGCACGAAGGAGCAGATTCTGGACCTGCTGGTGCTGGAGCAGTTCCTGTGTATCCTGCCCAAGGAGGTGCAGGGCTGGGTGCAGGAGCAATGTCCAGAGAGTGGGGAAGAGGCAGTGATTTTGCTGGAGGATCTGGAGAGAGAGCTCGATGAACCACAGCACGAG ATGGTAGCCTACAGACACCGACGAGAAGTCCTCTCTAAAGGGACAGTGTCTCTAGGAGAGCAGATGTCACTGGGCCTTCAGTCCCAGCCTAAGGAGCCCCAGCTCACATGTGACCCTGCTCAGGAGCCCCACCGTATCGGAAAGACAG ATGGAATGACCAAGACTGAGGACAGAGAGTTGATGCTAAGGAAGGACTGTCCTGAGAGAGTGGAACCACATGGGAAAATGTCTTACGGACAGACCTGGGAGATATCACAGCAGGATCCGCGACACAGAGAAGTTGATGACCGCAAGGGTGGGGTAGAGAGGCACTGGGGAAACCCCTTAGGAGCCGGACCACACAGATGTGAAGAATGTGGGAAGAGCTTTGCTCAGAGCTCAGGTCTCGTTCGACATCAAagagttcacactggagaaagaCCCTACGAATGTAATGAGTGTGGGAAAACCTTCAGTCGGAGTTCGGGTCTTTTTAATCACCGAGGAATCCACAATATACAGAAACGGTACCACTGCAAGGAGTGTGGGAAGGCCTTCAGTCAGAGTGCCGGTCTCATCCAGCATCAGAGAATCCACAAGGGAGAAAAGCCCTATCAGTGCAGCCAGTGCAGCAAGAGCTATGGTCGGCGTTCATTTCTCATCGAGCATCAGAGAAGCCACACAGGGGAACGAcctcaccattgcaacaaatgtGGGAAAAGCTTTAATCGCCACTGCAACCTTATCCGCCATCAGAAGATCCATGTGGTGGCTGAGCTGGTCTAA